Proteins from a single region of Haloplanus sp. GDY1:
- a CDS encoding 50S ribosomal protein L18e encodes MSKTNPRLNSLIAELKAVSRESGAGVWQDVADRLEKPRRTHAEVNLGQIERYAREEETVVVPGKVLGSGVLEKEVTVAAVDFSSTARQKIERVGDAERLERVAEENPEGSNVRVIR; translated from the coding sequence ATGAGTAAGACGAATCCGAGACTCAACAGTCTCATCGCCGAGTTGAAGGCGGTCTCCCGCGAGTCCGGTGCCGGTGTCTGGCAGGACGTCGCGGACCGCCTGGAGAAGCCACGGCGCACCCACGCGGAGGTCAACCTCGGGCAGATCGAACGCTACGCCCGCGAAGAGGAGACCGTCGTCGTGCCCGGCAAGGTGCTGGGTAGCGGTGTGCTCGAAAAAGAGGTTACCGTCGCGGCCGTCGACTTCTCGTCGACGGCGCGACAGAAGATCGAACGGGTCGGGGACGCCGAGCGACTCGAACGCGTCGCCGAGGAGAACCCCGAGGGCTCCAACGTACGGGTGATCCGATGA
- a CDS encoding Mrp/NBP35 family ATP-binding protein, producing the protein MDEADVRELLGRVEDPDLGDDVVSLGLVNGVAVEDGTAKVSLALGAPYAPTESAIAADVRETLADAGVDVELTAKRPATLRDDEVLPGVKNVVAVASGKGGVGKSTVAVNLAAGLSKLGARVGLFDTDVYGPNVPRMLDSEDPPTATDDDTIIPPERYGVKLISMAFMVGEDDPVIWRGPMVHQVLTQLVEDVEWGELDYLVLDLPPGTGDTQLTILQTLPLTGAVIVTTPEEVAVDDARKGIRMFGRHDTNVLGLIENMSSFVCPDCGGEHDVFGSGGGRGLAEANNLPYLGGVPLDPEIRTGGEPMVLKDDDPTADAFRVITEEVANNVGVVNRRRVSNS; encoded by the coding sequence ATGGACGAAGCCGACGTACGGGAGTTACTCGGCCGGGTGGAGGACCCCGACCTCGGCGACGACGTCGTGTCGCTGGGACTGGTCAACGGCGTGGCCGTCGAGGACGGGACGGCGAAGGTGTCGCTGGCGCTGGGGGCGCCCTACGCCCCCACGGAGAGCGCCATCGCGGCCGACGTGCGGGAGACCCTCGCCGACGCCGGCGTGGACGTGGAACTCACGGCGAAGCGGCCGGCGACGCTCCGCGACGACGAGGTGTTGCCGGGCGTGAAGAACGTCGTCGCCGTCGCCTCCGGCAAGGGCGGCGTCGGCAAGTCGACCGTCGCCGTCAACCTCGCGGCCGGCCTGTCGAAACTCGGCGCCCGCGTCGGCCTGTTCGACACGGACGTCTACGGCCCGAACGTCCCCCGGATGCTCGACTCCGAGGACCCCCCGACCGCCACCGACGACGACACCATCATCCCGCCGGAGCGCTACGGCGTGAAACTCATCAGCATGGCCTTCATGGTCGGCGAGGACGACCCGGTGATCTGGCGTGGCCCGATGGTCCACCAGGTCCTCACCCAACTCGTCGAGGACGTGGAGTGGGGCGAACTCGACTACCTCGTCCTCGACCTGCCGCCGGGGACGGGCGACACGCAGCTCACCATCCTCCAGACGCTCCCGCTGACCGGCGCCGTCATCGTCACGACACCCGAGGAGGTGGCCGTCGACGACGCCCGCAAGGGCATCCGGATGTTCGGCCGCCACGACACCAACGTCCTCGGCCTGATCGAAAACATGAGTTCGTTCGTCTGCCCGGACTGCGGCGGCGAACACGACGTGTTCGGCTCCGGCGGCGGCCGCGGCCTCGCGGAGGCCAACAACCTCCCCTACCTCGGCGGCGTCCCGCTCGATCCGGAGATCAGAACGGGCGGGGAGCCGATGGTGCTGAAAGACGACGACCCGACGGCCGACGCCTTCCGCGTCATCACGGAGGAGGTGGCCAACAACGTCGGCGTGGTCAACCGCCGCCGCGTCTCGAACTCCTGA
- a CDS encoding DNA-directed RNA polymerase subunit D codes for MVADFEVEFIERDDRNARFLVRGVTPAFANGVRRAMVADVPTFSIDTVRFVENSSVMFDEMIGLRLGLVPLTTPLDDFEVGDEVTLALDVEGPATAYSGDIETSEPLVEPADDNIPIIELKEQQRIELEADAVLDTGREHAKHQGGVAVGYRHLQRVEVVDDAGEFDEQEPNILRGVIETEDGELVPTDEFDHDLTNRYPGKELAVTDVSDAFVFHVETDGSVSVEELVTRAAETIGDRAAELETKVAV; via the coding sequence ATGGTAGCCGACTTCGAAGTCGAGTTCATCGAACGCGACGACCGGAACGCGCGGTTCCTCGTGAGAGGGGTCACCCCGGCCTTCGCGAACGGGGTTCGGCGGGCGATGGTCGCCGACGTGCCGACGTTCTCCATCGACACCGTTCGGTTCGTCGAGAACTCGTCGGTGATGTTCGACGAGATGATCGGCCTCCGACTGGGGCTGGTGCCACTCACGACCCCCCTCGACGACTTCGAGGTGGGCGACGAAGTGACGCTGGCGCTCGACGTCGAGGGGCCGGCGACGGCCTACTCGGGCGACATCGAGACGTCCGAACCGCTGGTCGAACCCGCCGACGACAACATCCCGATCATCGAACTCAAGGAGCAACAGCGGATCGAACTCGAGGCGGACGCCGTGCTCGACACGGGCCGCGAACACGCCAAACACCAGGGCGGCGTGGCCGTCGGCTACCGCCATCTCCAGCGCGTCGAGGTCGTCGACGACGCCGGCGAGTTCGACGAACAGGAGCCGAACATCCTTCGCGGGGTCATCGAGACCGAGGACGGCGAACTCGTCCCCACCGACGAGTTCGATCACGACCTCACCAACCGGTACCCCGGCAAGGAACTCGCGGTCACCGACGTCTCCGACGCGTTCGTCTTCCACGTGGAGACCGACGGGTCGGTGAGCGTCGAGGAACTGGTCACGCGCGCCGCCGAGACCATCGGCGACCGCGCGGCGGAACTGGAAACGAAAGTCGCAGTCTGA
- a CDS encoding 30S ribosomal protein S11 — protein MSAEEQDKWGIAHVHASFNNTLITVTDQTGAETIAKSSGGTVVKQNRDEASPYAAMQMAETVAEEVLAAGVEGVHVRVRGPGGNGNKSPGPGAQATIRALARAGLEIGRIEDVTPMPHDGTRAPKNSRL, from the coding sequence ATGAGTGCCGAAGAGCAGGACAAGTGGGGCATCGCCCACGTCCACGCGTCGTTCAACAACACCCTGATCACGGTCACCGACCAGACGGGTGCCGAAACCATCGCCAAGTCGAGCGGCGGGACGGTCGTGAAACAGAACCGCGACGAGGCGTCGCCGTACGCCGCCATGCAGATGGCGGAGACGGTCGCCGAGGAGGTCCTCGCGGCCGGCGTCGAGGGCGTCCACGTCCGCGTGCGCGGCCCCGGCGGCAACGGCAACAAATCGCCCGGGCCGGGCGCGCAGGCGACGATCCGAGCGCTCGCCCGCGCCGGCCTGGAGATCGGTCGCATCGAGGACGTCACGCCGATGCCGCACGACGGCACCCGCGCGCCGAAAAACAGCCGCCTCTAA
- a CDS encoding DUF2064 domain-containing protein, whose product MTTIAVMADPPREGLVATELAATSPLTESEAAQCYAAMCRDVFVAVARSGGDLLVNYRPDDLLPDEHVTDTASEAAVRALATAALDDPSDVRFEPQVGSTFDARAGNTITHLLREEGVTSAAVVEGSAPFLTRPLVDNAAMKLRRSEVVLGAATRGRAYYAGFTDPVDFADAFAAPELETLTDRGRDAGHEVDFLPIQPVVETGDDLLDVLPLLNARVDAERVVPANTAAFVDRLGLRVARDDAEPRLVRD is encoded by the coding sequence ATGACCACCATCGCCGTCATGGCGGACCCCCCGCGCGAGGGGCTGGTCGCGACGGAGCTCGCCGCGACGAGTCCGCTGACCGAGTCGGAGGCCGCGCAGTGTTACGCCGCGATGTGCCGTGACGTCTTCGTCGCCGTCGCCCGCTCCGGCGGCGACCTGCTCGTCAACTACCGACCGGACGACCTCCTGCCGGACGAACACGTCACCGACACCGCCAGCGAGGCGGCGGTGCGGGCCCTCGCGACCGCGGCCCTCGACGACCCGAGCGACGTCCGCTTCGAACCCCAGGTCGGGTCGACGTTCGACGCCCGCGCGGGCAACACGATCACCCACCTCCTCCGGGAGGAGGGCGTCACCTCGGCGGCCGTCGTCGAGGGCTCGGCCCCGTTTCTCACCCGGCCGCTCGTCGACAACGCGGCGATGAAGCTCCGACGCTCCGAGGTCGTCCTCGGCGCCGCCACCCGCGGGCGGGCCTACTACGCGGGCTTCACCGACCCCGTCGACTTCGCGGACGCGTTCGCGGCGCCGGAGCTGGAGACGCTCACTGACCGCGGCCGCGACGCCGGTCACGAGGTCGACTTCCTCCCGATCCAGCCCGTCGTCGAGACGGGCGACGACCTGCTGGACGTGCTCCCCCTCCTGAACGCGCGGGTCGACGCCGAGCGGGTCGTCCCCGCGAACACCGCGGCGTTCGTGGACCGGCTCGGCCTCCGGGTCGCACGGGACGACGCGGAGCCCCGACTGGTGCGGGACTGA
- a CDS encoding ABC transporter substrate-binding protein, producing the protein MVRDIGRREFLVGAGTAGAVGLAGCIGGGGGGNGGGGGGDGGPDMLVVIGYPESGIQLFRDYYSMTSGEQDILVPDGLRDGAMPGQVGNDMENVIGTAPAAGGPNQEAFNSLFQEQYGSSPGVFTSQSYDSVAIQILANAAAGENDGTAVRDQMRRIANPGGTEYGPQNFLDAVEAAANGEDINYQGASSTTNFNAAGDPASAAYSIWEFQGADTQGTTQIEIQNFESENPDGGGPSADSGPGGMGRTIDVGILLPETGDLASVGGPMIQAAQLPARQVNDSDLDLEVNAQVEDTQTSPSAGVTAAEALVNAGMPSVCGSASSGVNVPVSQEVFIPNQIVGCSPSSTALSVTNLEDDDYIFRTAPSDQLQGRVMAQVASERLGNSTAATLYVNNDYGQQLSNRFAEVFQDTFDGTVTDQVAFNIGESSYTSVIETALSG; encoded by the coding sequence ATGGTACGTGATATCGGACGGCGTGAATTCCTCGTCGGTGCCGGAACGGCCGGTGCCGTTGGACTGGCAGGATGTATCGGTGGCGGCGGCGGTGGCAACGGCGGCGGTGGCGGCGGCGACGGCGGCCCCGACATGCTCGTCGTCATCGGCTACCCCGAGAGCGGGATCCAGCTGTTCCGCGACTACTACTCGATGACAAGCGGCGAGCAGGACATCCTGGTCCCGGACGGCCTCCGCGACGGCGCCATGCCCGGACAGGTCGGCAACGACATGGAGAACGTCATCGGGACGGCGCCCGCCGCCGGCGGGCCGAACCAGGAGGCGTTCAACTCGCTGTTCCAGGAGCAGTACGGCTCCTCGCCCGGCGTCTTCACCTCGCAGTCGTACGACTCGGTCGCGATCCAGATCCTCGCGAACGCGGCGGCGGGCGAGAACGACGGGACGGCCGTCCGCGACCAGATGCGTCGCATCGCCAACCCCGGCGGCACCGAGTACGGCCCGCAGAACTTCCTCGACGCGGTCGAGGCGGCCGCCAACGGGGAGGACATCAACTACCAGGGCGCCTCCAGCACGACCAACTTCAACGCGGCGGGCGATCCCGCGTCCGCGGCCTACTCCATCTGGGAGTTCCAGGGCGCCGACACGCAGGGGACGACACAGATCGAAATCCAGAACTTCGAGAGCGAGAACCCCGACGGCGGCGGGCCGAGCGCCGACAGCGGTCCGGGTGGCATGGGTCGGACCATCGACGTGGGCATCCTCCTGCCGGAGACGGGTGACCTCGCCTCAGTCGGCGGCCCGATGATCCAGGCCGCCCAGTTGCCGGCCCGCCAGGTCAACGACTCCGACCTGGACCTGGAGGTCAACGCTCAGGTCGAGGACACACAGACCTCGCCGTCGGCCGGCGTCACCGCGGCGGAGGCGCTGGTCAACGCCGGCATGCCGAGCGTCTGTGGCTCGGCGTCCTCCGGCGTGAACGTCCCCGTCTCGCAGGAGGTGTTCATCCCCAATCAGATCGTCGGCTGTTCGCCCTCCAGCACCGCGCTCTCGGTCACCAACCTGGAGGACGACGACTACATCTTCCGGACGGCCCCCTCGGACCAACTGCAGGGTCGCGTGATGGCACAGGTGGCCTCCGAGCGCCTCGGCAACTCGACGGCCGCGACGCTCTACGTCAACAACGACTACGGCCAGCAGCTATCGAACCGCTTCGCCGAGGTGTTCCAGGACACCTTCGACGGGACGGTCACGGATCAGGTGGCGTTCAACATCGGTGAGTCGTCGTACACCTCGGTGATCGAGACGGCGCTGTCGGGCTAA
- the moaA gene encoding GTP 3',8-cyclase MoaA yields the protein MLEDDFGREVSGVRVSLTDRCNFDCVYCHNEGLGDTRGPMEPQDDEMSTDDVVRFLEVAAEFGVDSVKFTGGEPMLRDDLEEIIRRTPDSMEVSMTTNGTYLPGRAEALVDAGLERVNVSQDALDREAFAEITKSGAYDKVMEGVDAALDAGLDPVKLNMVVFEHTAGYVEGMVEHVAENEGLQLQLIEYMPELTGKPEWNIDIGRVHDWLADIADEVEHREMHDRKRYWVSSTDPDDAAADPAQRGMVEIVDPVENPTFCANCHRVRVTHEGYLKGCLNRNDDLRSMGEMSKAEIRETFRETVANRVPYYGEYMIRNDEGEWEVNEEYLGAPTA from the coding sequence ATGCTGGAGGACGACTTCGGGCGAGAGGTGTCGGGCGTGCGTGTCTCGCTCACCGACCGCTGTAACTTCGACTGTGTCTACTGCCACAACGAGGGGCTCGGTGACACGCGGGGACCGATGGAACCGCAGGACGACGAGATGTCGACCGACGACGTCGTCCGGTTCCTGGAGGTCGCCGCGGAGTTCGGCGTCGACAGCGTGAAGTTCACCGGCGGGGAGCCGATGCTCCGGGACGACCTCGAGGAGATCATCCGCCGGACCCCCGACTCCATGGAGGTGTCGATGACGACCAACGGCACGTATCTCCCGGGTCGCGCCGAGGCGCTGGTCGACGCCGGCCTCGAACGCGTCAACGTCTCGCAGGACGCCCTCGACCGGGAGGCCTTCGCCGAGATCACGAAGTCCGGCGCCTACGACAAGGTGATGGAGGGCGTCGACGCGGCGCTCGACGCGGGGCTGGACCCGGTGAAGCTGAACATGGTCGTCTTCGAGCACACCGCGGGCTACGTCGAGGGGATGGTGGAGCACGTCGCCGAGAACGAGGGGCTGCAGCTCCAGCTGATCGAGTACATGCCCGAACTCACGGGCAAGCCGGAGTGGAACATCGACATCGGGCGGGTCCACGATTGGCTGGCCGACATCGCCGACGAGGTGGAACACCGGGAGATGCACGACCGCAAGCGCTACTGGGTCAGCAGCACCGACCCGGACGACGCGGCCGCGGACCCCGCCCAGCGGGGCATGGTCGAAATCGTCGACCCCGTCGAGAACCCGACCTTCTGTGCCAACTGCCACCGGGTTCGGGTCACCCACGAGGGCTACCTGAAGGGCTGTCTCAACCGCAACGACGACCTCCGGTCGATGGGCGAGATGTCGAAAGCGGAGATCCGCGAGACGTTCCGCGAGACGGTCGCCAACCGCGTCCCCTACTACGGCGAGTACATGATTCGGAACGACGAGGGCGAGTGGGAGGTCAACGAGGAGTACCTCGGTGCCCCGACGGCCTGA
- a CDS encoding 50S ribosomal protein L13, which translates to MSLAEFDADVVVDARDCIMGRVASEVAQRALDGETVAVVNAEDAVITGNEEDTMETYRKRAELGSDSGPYYPKRPDRIFKRSIRGMIPYKKPRGREAFENVRVYVGNPLDEDGDVLEGTSLDRLSNIKFVSLGDVSEQLGANVTW; encoded by the coding sequence ATGAGCCTCGCCGAGTTCGACGCCGACGTGGTCGTCGACGCCCGCGACTGCATCATGGGCCGGGTCGCCAGCGAGGTGGCCCAGCGCGCCCTCGACGGCGAGACGGTCGCCGTCGTCAACGCCGAGGACGCGGTCATCACCGGCAACGAGGAGGACACGATGGAGACCTACCGCAAGCGCGCGGAACTCGGCTCCGACAGCGGGCCGTACTACCCCAAGCGCCCCGACCGCATCTTCAAGCGGTCGATCCGCGGGATGATCCCCTACAAGAAGCCGCGCGGTCGCGAAGCGTTCGAGAACGTCCGCGTCTACGTCGGCAACCCCCTCGACGAGGACGGCGACGTGCTCGAGGGCACCTCGCTGGACCGTCTCTCGAACATCAAATTCGTCTCCCTCGGAGACGTCTCCGAACAACTGGGTGCGAACGTCACATGGTAA
- a CDS encoding 30S ribosomal protein S9 has translation MVTNTSGKKKTAVARATVRDGEGRVRINSQPVELVEPELSRLKMLEPFRIAGDDLRETVDIDVTVSGGGFAGQADAVRTAVARGLVQHHNDAELRDAFMEFDRSLLVNDVRQSEPKKWGGPGARARYQKSYR, from the coding sequence ATGGTAACCAACACGAGCGGCAAGAAGAAGACGGCCGTCGCCCGCGCCACCGTGCGCGACGGCGAGGGTCGCGTGCGTATCAACTCCCAACCGGTCGAACTGGTCGAACCGGAGCTGTCGCGCCTGAAGATGCTGGAGCCGTTCCGCATCGCCGGTGACGACCTGCGCGAGACGGTCGACATCGACGTGACCGTCTCGGGGGGTGGCTTCGCCGGGCAGGCCGACGCCGTCCGGACGGCCGTCGCCCGCGGACTGGTGCAACACCACAACGACGCCGAACTCCGCGACGCGTTCATGGAGTTCGACCGGTCGCTACTGGTCAACGACGTGCGCCAGTCCGAGCCCAAGAAGTGGGGCGGTCCCGGTGCGCGGGCCCGCTACCAGAAGTCCTACCGCTGA
- a CDS encoding DUF5785 family protein: MDWPHDPDGEEGSEGGRKYGHAVIAKKIDEEEDFPLDVAAFVEEYGDDPVRIDHETVVSVRDVFEGVDGDEFDDFVALHRALGEAMRENGYWFYEGADAFVGDA, translated from the coding sequence ATGGACTGGCCACACGACCCCGACGGCGAGGAGGGGAGCGAGGGCGGGCGCAAATACGGTCACGCCGTCATCGCGAAGAAGATCGACGAGGAGGAGGACTTCCCCCTCGACGTCGCGGCGTTCGTCGAGGAGTACGGCGACGACCCGGTCCGGATCGACCACGAGACGGTCGTCTCCGTGCGCGACGTCTTCGAGGGGGTCGACGGCGACGAGTTCGACGACTTCGTCGCGCTCCACCGCGCCCTCGGCGAGGCGATGCGCGAGAACGGCTACTGGTTCTACGAGGGCGCCGACGCGTTCGTCGGCGACGCCTGA
- a CDS encoding DNA-directed RNA polymerase subunit K: protein MSQGRYNRYEKARILGARALQVSYGAPVLVDTEQSEPILVAAEEYDAGVLPFTVRREGT, encoded by the coding sequence ATGAGTCAGGGACGCTACAACCGGTACGAGAAGGCACGCATCCTCGGGGCGCGAGCCCTGCAGGTGTCCTACGGCGCGCCGGTGTTGGTCGACACCGAGCAGAGCGAACCCATCCTCGTGGCCGCCGAGGAGTACGACGCCGGCGTGCTCCCCTTCACGGTCAGACGGGAGGGCACATGA
- a CDS encoding uracil-DNA glycosylase has protein sequence MDPAQEHPDNPFGMDEDCRNCPDLADARTNVVHGYGDVGAEFMFVGGRPGPGADRTGVPFTGDDAGRRLQRILGDLGFSNSPPDADEPELDNAYLTYLTRCRHPDRDPTAEEVATCDAYLTADVRMINPEIIVPVGELALRGVAVEHTTRDADSLDVEACHATTIRGRGFELVPMRAPADQTDAETEAFVEHVAESVLGRDYRQTKGRSGAHD, from the coding sequence GTGGACCCAGCACAGGAACACCCCGACAACCCGTTCGGCATGGACGAAGACTGTCGGAACTGTCCGGACCTCGCCGACGCCCGGACGAACGTCGTCCACGGCTACGGCGACGTGGGTGCGGAGTTCATGTTCGTCGGCGGCCGGCCCGGCCCCGGCGCCGACCGCACCGGCGTCCCCTTCACCGGCGACGACGCCGGCCGGCGCCTCCAGCGGATCCTGGGCGACCTCGGCTTCTCGAACTCGCCGCCCGACGCCGACGAACCCGAACTCGACAACGCCTACCTGACCTACCTCACGCGCTGTCGGCACCCCGACCGCGATCCGACCGCCGAGGAGGTCGCCACCTGCGACGCCTACCTGACCGCGGACGTGCGCATGATCAACCCGGAGATCATCGTCCCGGTCGGCGAACTGGCGCTGCGGGGCGTCGCCGTCGAACACACGACCCGCGACGCCGACTCGCTCGACGTCGAGGCGTGTCACGCGACGACGATCCGCGGGCGCGGGTTCGAACTCGTCCCGATGCGTGCCCCGGCCGACCAGACCGACGCCGAGACGGAGGCCTTCGTCGAACACGTCGCCGAGTCGGTGCTCGGCCGCGACTACCGGCAGACGAAGGGGCGGAGCGGGGCGCACGACTAG
- the eno gene encoding phosphopyruvate hydratase, with protein MTLIRSVSLRRILDSRGNPTVEADVLTDSGGFGRAAAPSGASTGEYEAIELPPGEAIAAARQHAVPRLVGEVHAGNQREVDAALRGADGTDDFSEIGANSAVAISMAAAKAGADVLGAPLYQHLGGTFRGDNFPIPLGNVVGGGEHAKEATHIQEFLAVPLGAPSVSEAVFANAAVHDRVGELLDERGVAAGKGDEGAWAPPVDDAEAFDLVAEATDDVAEDVGFDVAFGLDVAASELYDADAEVYRYGDRERTPDEQVEYVADLVSEYDLAYVEDPVEEDDFAGFADLTDRVGDRTVLCGDDLFVTNVERLGRGIDEGAGNAILVKPNQIGTLSDAVDAVELATRNGLDAVVSHRSGETEDATIAHLAVATDAPFIKTGTVGGERTAKLNELIRIAEDAV; from the coding sequence ATGACGCTGATTCGCTCGGTGAGCCTGCGACGGATCCTCGACTCGCGGGGGAACCCGACCGTCGAGGCGGACGTGCTGACCGACTCCGGCGGCTTCGGCCGCGCGGCCGCACCGAGCGGTGCGTCGACCGGCGAGTACGAGGCCATCGAACTGCCGCCGGGCGAGGCCATCGCCGCGGCCCGCCAGCACGCCGTCCCCCGACTCGTGGGCGAGGTGCACGCGGGCAACCAGCGGGAGGTCGACGCGGCGCTCCGCGGCGCGGACGGCACCGACGACTTCTCGGAGATCGGCGCCAACAGCGCCGTCGCCATCTCGATGGCGGCCGCGAAGGCCGGCGCCGACGTTCTGGGCGCCCCGCTCTACCAGCATCTCGGGGGCACGTTCCGCGGCGACAACTTCCCGATCCCGCTGGGGAACGTCGTCGGCGGCGGCGAACACGCCAAGGAGGCCACCCACATCCAGGAGTTCCTGGCCGTCCCGCTGGGGGCGCCGAGCGTCTCCGAGGCCGTCTTCGCCAACGCGGCGGTCCACGACCGCGTCGGCGAACTGCTCGACGAGCGCGGGGTCGCCGCGGGCAAGGGCGACGAGGGCGCGTGGGCGCCTCCCGTCGACGACGCGGAGGCGTTCGACCTCGTCGCCGAGGCCACCGACGACGTGGCCGAGGACGTCGGCTTCGACGTGGCGTTCGGCCTCGACGTGGCGGCGTCGGAGCTCTACGACGCCGACGCCGAGGTGTACCGCTACGGCGACCGCGAGCGGACCCCCGACGAGCAGGTCGAGTACGTCGCTGACCTCGTCTCCGAGTACGACCTCGCGTACGTCGAGGACCCCGTCGAGGAGGACGACTTCGCCGGCTTCGCCGACCTGACCGACCGGGTCGGCGACCGGACGGTCCTGTGTGGCGACGACCTGTTCGTCACCAACGTCGAGCGACTGGGCCGTGGCATCGACGAGGGGGCCGGCAACGCCATCCTCGTCAAGCCCAACCAGATCGGGACGCTCTCGGACGCCGTCGACGCGGTGGAACTCGCGACCCGGAACGGACTCGACGCCGTCGTCTCCCATCGATCGGGCGAAACCGAGGACGCGACCATCGCACACCTCGCCGTGGCGACCGACGCCCCGTTCATCAAGACGGGGACGGTCGGCGGCGAGCGAACCGCCAAGCTCAACGAACTCATCCGCATCGCGGAGGACGCTGTATGA
- a CDS encoding DNA-directed RNA polymerase subunit N: MMIPVRCFTCGKVIGEHWEEYQARLEAGEDPAEVLDDLGVTRHCCRRMFVSHKDLVDVVSPYQ; encoded by the coding sequence ATGATGATCCCGGTCCGGTGTTTCACGTGCGGTAAGGTCATCGGCGAGCACTGGGAGGAGTACCAGGCCCGCCTCGAGGCGGGCGAGGACCCCGCCGAGGTGCTCGACGACCTGGGCGTGACCCGGCACTGCTGTCGACGCATGTTCGTCTCGCACAAGGACCTGGTGGACGTCGTCTCCCCCTACCAATGA
- a CDS encoding 30S ribosomal protein S4, whose protein sequence is MTTGKNTKFYETPNHPYQGERIAEEADLLGRYGLKNKEELWRAQSELREMRREARRLLGDAQGDVEAAAEAGGEFVVRLQRLGILDEQDDISDVLSLEVTDLLERRLQTVVYRKGLAHTPQQARQFVSHGHVTVDGARVETPSKMVEVDEQPTVDFDGASPLADDLHPERAEGQE, encoded by the coding sequence ATGACGACCGGCAAGAACACCAAGTTCTACGAGACGCCGAACCACCCGTATCAGGGCGAACGCATCGCGGAGGAGGCGGACCTCCTCGGTCGGTACGGCCTGAAGAACAAGGAGGAGCTCTGGCGAGCCCAGTCGGAACTGCGCGAGATGCGCCGCGAGGCTCGACGACTGCTCGGCGACGCCCAGGGCGACGTCGAGGCCGCGGCGGAGGCCGGCGGCGAGTTCGTCGTGCGCCTCCAGCGTCTCGGCATCCTCGACGAGCAGGACGACATCAGCGACGTCCTCTCGCTCGAAGTGACGGACCTGCTCGAACGGCGACTGCAGACGGTCGTCTACCGCAAGGGGCTGGCCCACACGCCCCAGCAGGCCCGCCAGTTCGTCAGCCACGGACACGTCACCGTCGACGGCGCGCGCGTCGAGACGCCGTCGAAGATGGTGGAGGTCGACGAGCAACCGACCGTCGACTTCGACGGGGCGAGTCCGCTCGCGGACGACCTCCACCCCGAACGCGCGGAGGGTCAAGAATGA
- a CDS encoding 30S ribosomal protein S13 — protein MSAEEPQDGSPEDDEDLRYFVRIGQTDLDGTKAVERSLTDMNGIGKRTARIVADAADVDRTATFGRLDDDEIDRVIEVVENFADEVPEWMVNRRNDFYTGESDHIVGSNLSQTRTQDINRMKMIDSYRGVRHKRGQKVRGQRTKSTGRTEGTIGVNVEAIKEDMAEEAEEEEA, from the coding sequence ATGAGTGCAGAAGAACCACAGGACGGCTCCCCCGAGGACGACGAAGACCTTCGGTACTTCGTCCGAATCGGCCAGACCGACCTCGACGGGACGAAGGCCGTCGAGCGGAGCCTCACCGACATGAACGGCATCGGCAAGCGCACGGCGCGCATCGTCGCCGACGCGGCCGACGTGGATCGAACGGCCACGTTCGGACGCCTCGACGACGACGAAATCGACCGCGTGATCGAGGTCGTGGAGAACTTCGCCGACGAAGTCCCCGAGTGGATGGTCAACCGGCGGAACGACTTCTACACCGGCGAGAGCGACCACATCGTCGGCTCGAACCTCAGCCAGACGCGCACGCAGGACATCAACCGCATGAAGATGATCGACTCCTACCGTGGCGTCCGGCACAAGCGCGGGCAGAAGGTGCGCGGCCAGCGGACGAAGTCCACCGGCCGTACCGAAGGCACCATCGGCGTCAACGTCGAGGCCATCAAGGAGGACATGGCCGAGGAAGCCGAGGAGGAAGAGGCCTAA